Proteins from one Phocoena sinus isolate mPhoSin1 chromosome 8, mPhoSin1.pri, whole genome shotgun sequence genomic window:
- the WEE1 gene encoding wee1-like protein kinase isoform X1 gives MSFLSRQQPPPPLRAGASCTLRQKLIFSPSSDCEEEEEEEEEEGSGHSTGEDSAFQEPDSPLPPARSPTEPGPERRRSPGPAPGSPGELEEDMLLRGACPGADAAGGGAEGDSWEEEGFGSSSPVKSPAAAYFLGSSFSPVRCGGPGDASPRGCGARGAGEGPCSPLPDHPGTPPHKTFRKLRLFDTPHTPKSLLSKARGIDSSSVKLRGGSLFMDTEKSGKREFDIRQTPQVNINPFTPDSVLLHSSGQCRRRKRTYWNDSCGEDMEASDYEFEDETRPAKRITITESNMKSRYTTEFHELEKIGSGEFGSVFKCVKRLDGCIYAIKRSKKPLAGSVDEQNALREVYAHAVLGQHSHVVRYFSAWAEDDHMLIQNEYCNGGSLADAISENYRSMSYFTEAELKDLLLQVGRGLRYIHSMSLVHMDIKPSNIFISRTSIPNAASEEGDEDDWVSNKVMFKIGDLGHVTRISSPQVEEGDSRFLANEVLQENYTHLPKADIFALALTVVCAAGAEPLPRNGDQWHEIRQGRLPRIPQVLSQEFTELLKVMIHPDPERRPSAMALVKHSVLLSASRKSAEQLRIELNAEKFKNSLLQKELKKAQMAKAAAEERALFTDRMATRSTTQSNRTSRLIGKKMNRSVSLTIY, from the exons ATGAGCTTCCTGAGCCggcagcagccgccgccgcccctCCGCGCCGGGGCCTCGTGCACCTTGCGCCAGAAGCTGATCTTCTCGCCCAGCAGCGActgtgaggaggaggaggaggaagaggaggaggaaggcagTGGCCACAGCACCGGGGAGGACTCGGCCTTTCAGGAGCCTGACTCGCCGCTACCGCCCGCGCGGAGCCCCACAGAGCCCGGGCCCGAGCGCCGCCGCTCACCCGGCCCGGCCCCCGGCAGCCCCGGAGAGCTGGAGGAGGACATGCTGCTGCGGGGCGCCTGCCCAGGCGCGGACGCGGCGGGCGGCGGGGCCGAGGGCGACTCGTGGGAGGAAGAGGGCTTCGGCTCCTCGTCGCCGGTCAAGTCTCCTGCAGCCGCTTACTTTCTGGGCAGCTCGTTCTCGCCTGTGCGCTGCGGCGGCCCGGGGGATGCGTCCCCGCGGGGCTGCGGAGCGCGCGGGGCTGGCGAGGGCCCCTGCTCGCCGCTGCCCGACCACCCGGGCACCCCGCCCCACAAGACCTTCCGCAAGCTGCGGCTCTTCGACACGCCGCACACCCCCAAG AGTTTGCTCTCCAAAGCTCGAGGAATCGATTCCAGTTCTGTCAAACTCCGAGGTGGTTCTCTATTCATGGATACAGAAAAGTCAGGAAAAAGGGAATTTGACATACGACAGACTCCTCAAGTGAATATTAATCCTTTTACTCCAGATTCTGTGTTACTTCATTCCTCAGGACAGTGTCGTAGAAGAAAGAGAACGTACTGGAATGA ttcCTGTGGTGAAGACATGGAAGCCAGTGATTATGAGTTTGAAGATGAAACAAGACCTGCTAAA AGAATTACAATTACTGAAAGCAATATGAAGTCACGGTATACAACAGAATTTCATGAGCTAGAGAAGATTGGCTCTGGAGAATTTGGTTCTGTGTTTAAATGTGTGAAGAGGCTGGATGGATGCATTTATGCCATAAAGCGATCAAAAAAGCCATTGGCTGGCTCTGTTGATGA GCAGAACGCTTTGAGAGAAGTATATGCTCATGCAGTGCTTGGACAACATTCTCATGTAGTTCGATATTTCTCTGCATGGGCAGAAGATGACCATATGCTTATACAGAATGAATATTGTAATG GTGGAAGTTTAGCTGATGCCATAAGTGAAAACTACAGAAGCATGAGTTACTTTACAGAAGCAGAGTTGAAGGATCTCCTTTTGCAAGTTGGCCGGGGCTTGAGGTATATTCATTCAATGTCTTTGGTTCACATGGATATAAAACCTA GTAATATTTTCATATCTCGAACTTCAATCCCAAATGCTGCCTCTGAAGAAGGAGATGAAGATGACTGGGTGTCCAACAAAGTTATGTTTAAAAtag gtgaccttgggcatgtaACAAGAATCTCTAGTCCACAAGTTGAAGAGGGTGATAGCCGTTTTCTTGCAAATGAAGTTTTGCAGGAg aacTACACTCATCTACCAAAGGCGGATATCTTTGCCCTTGCCCTCACAGTGGTATGTGCTGCTGGTGCTGAACCTCTTCCCAGAAATGGAGACCAATGGCATGAAATCAGACAGGGTAGATTACCTCGGATTCCACAAGTGCTTTCCCAAGAATTTACAGAGTTGCTAAAA GTTATGATTCATCCAGATCCAGAGAGAAGACCTTCAGCAATGGCATTGGTAAAGCATTCAGTATTGCTGTCTGCTTCTAGGAAGAGTGCAGAACAATTACGAATAGAACTGAATGCTGAAAAGTTCAAAAATTCACTTTTGCAGAA AGAACTCAAGAAAGCCCAGATGGCAAAAGCTGCGGCTGAGGAAAGAGCACTCTTCACTGACCGGATGGCCACAAGGTCCACCACCCAGAGTAATAGAACATCTCGACttattggaaagaaaatgaaccGCTCTGTCAGCCTTACCATATACTGA
- the WEE1 gene encoding wee1-like protein kinase isoform X2 produces MDTEKSGKREFDIRQTPQVNINPFTPDSVLLHSSGQCRRRKRTYWNDSCGEDMEASDYEFEDETRPAKRITITESNMKSRYTTEFHELEKIGSGEFGSVFKCVKRLDGCIYAIKRSKKPLAGSVDEQNALREVYAHAVLGQHSHVVRYFSAWAEDDHMLIQNEYCNGGSLADAISENYRSMSYFTEAELKDLLLQVGRGLRYIHSMSLVHMDIKPSNIFISRTSIPNAASEEGDEDDWVSNKVMFKIGDLGHVTRISSPQVEEGDSRFLANEVLQENYTHLPKADIFALALTVVCAAGAEPLPRNGDQWHEIRQGRLPRIPQVLSQEFTELLKVMIHPDPERRPSAMALVKHSVLLSASRKSAEQLRIELNAEKFKNSLLQKELKKAQMAKAAAEERALFTDRMATRSTTQSNRTSRLIGKKMNRSVSLTIY; encoded by the exons ATGGATACAGAAAAGTCAGGAAAAAGGGAATTTGACATACGACAGACTCCTCAAGTGAATATTAATCCTTTTACTCCAGATTCTGTGTTACTTCATTCCTCAGGACAGTGTCGTAGAAGAAAGAGAACGTACTGGAATGA ttcCTGTGGTGAAGACATGGAAGCCAGTGATTATGAGTTTGAAGATGAAACAAGACCTGCTAAA AGAATTACAATTACTGAAAGCAATATGAAGTCACGGTATACAACAGAATTTCATGAGCTAGAGAAGATTGGCTCTGGAGAATTTGGTTCTGTGTTTAAATGTGTGAAGAGGCTGGATGGATGCATTTATGCCATAAAGCGATCAAAAAAGCCATTGGCTGGCTCTGTTGATGA GCAGAACGCTTTGAGAGAAGTATATGCTCATGCAGTGCTTGGACAACATTCTCATGTAGTTCGATATTTCTCTGCATGGGCAGAAGATGACCATATGCTTATACAGAATGAATATTGTAATG GTGGAAGTTTAGCTGATGCCATAAGTGAAAACTACAGAAGCATGAGTTACTTTACAGAAGCAGAGTTGAAGGATCTCCTTTTGCAAGTTGGCCGGGGCTTGAGGTATATTCATTCAATGTCTTTGGTTCACATGGATATAAAACCTA GTAATATTTTCATATCTCGAACTTCAATCCCAAATGCTGCCTCTGAAGAAGGAGATGAAGATGACTGGGTGTCCAACAAAGTTATGTTTAAAAtag gtgaccttgggcatgtaACAAGAATCTCTAGTCCACAAGTTGAAGAGGGTGATAGCCGTTTTCTTGCAAATGAAGTTTTGCAGGAg aacTACACTCATCTACCAAAGGCGGATATCTTTGCCCTTGCCCTCACAGTGGTATGTGCTGCTGGTGCTGAACCTCTTCCCAGAAATGGAGACCAATGGCATGAAATCAGACAGGGTAGATTACCTCGGATTCCACAAGTGCTTTCCCAAGAATTTACAGAGTTGCTAAAA GTTATGATTCATCCAGATCCAGAGAGAAGACCTTCAGCAATGGCATTGGTAAAGCATTCAGTATTGCTGTCTGCTTCTAGGAAGAGTGCAGAACAATTACGAATAGAACTGAATGCTGAAAAGTTCAAAAATTCACTTTTGCAGAA AGAACTCAAGAAAGCCCAGATGGCAAAAGCTGCGGCTGAGGAAAGAGCACTCTTCACTGACCGGATGGCCACAAGGTCCACCACCCAGAGTAATAGAACATCTCGACttattggaaagaaaatgaaccGCTCTGTCAGCCTTACCATATACTGA